Genomic window (Chryseobacterium sp. H1D6B):
GCGGCGGAGAAGAAATGGGCGGCTTAAACGGTCTTCATTTCTTTTTGCAGAAAACAGCGGTTCAAGGTTCTCCAGATGTTTTAACGGCAATTACTAAAATTTACCAGCAGGGAGCTGAGAAGAAATTTGCAGACAAACATCCTTTCCAAAAGTATTTTGAAGATGTTGAAGTTGGAGATTCTTTAGAAACAGCCGGAAGAACAGTAACAGATGCAGATATTGTAAACTTCTCGAATGTTTCTTGGGATCATTTTTATGCCCATACAGATGCAACGAGTTTAACGGGAACTATTTTTGATAAAACAGTGGCGCACGGATACTTTATCCTTTCTGCAGCGGCTGGATTATTTGTTTCAGGAAAGAAAGGGCCTGTAATTGCTAATTACGGACTGGAAAACTGCAGCTTCTTTAAACCTGTTTATGCCGGAGATACGATCACGGTTTATTTAACAGCAAAAGAAAAAATAAACAGAGGAGTAAAAGGAAGAAATATTCCTAGCGGAGTAGTAAAATGGTTAGTTGAGGTTGTCAACCAGCGTGAAGAAGTAGTCTGCGTAGCCACAATCTTGACTTTAGTGGCTAAGAAGTCTCCGTTCATCGATTTGAAAGTAAAGAATATTCAAAAAATATTAAAGGGATTAACCGAGAATACACCGCTTCTTTGGGGAGAAATGACTGCTCAGGAAATGCTTGAACACCTTGAAACAACTGTCAGTTACAGTATAGGAGAACCGGAATCTGAAAAATGTTTCACTTCAGAAGAGCATTTGGAAAAATATCAGGACTCATTATACAACCACAGAAAGATGCCGAAGGATTTCCCTGCTCCTTTCCTTGTTGACGGAAAGCTGCCTCCGTTGAAACATAAAAACCTGGAAGCAGCAAAAGAGACTTTCCTGGATACTGTACAAAAATATTTGATCTATTATAAAGAAAACCCTGAAGCTGAGCATATGCATTTTGTTTTCGGGAAACTGAATAAAGAGATGATGGAACTGATGCACAGAAAACATTTTACACATCATTTTGAACAGTTTGGACTTTTATAATTGAGGATAAATGACTAATAGTAGGGAGCTGTTTTAAAGCTCCCTTTTTTATAAATAAATATATGGAATTAAAATTTTTCAAGGACTTTGATCTTTCCAATTTTTGGAATCACGATAATTATGCGCTGAAGGAATATCTAGAAGAATATCCTAATGATGAGATGATTCTTTCTGTTGAAGAAGAATTGGGATATAAATTGCCCGCTTCATATATAGAATTGATGAAGGTTCATAACGGCGGAATGCCGAAAAACACATGTTTCCCTACATCAGAAAGTACTTCTTGGGCTGAAGATCATATTGCAGTTACTGGAATTATGGGAATTGGAAGAAATAAAAACTATTCTGTCTGCGGAAGTTTAGGAAGTCAATTTATGATTGATGAATGGGGGTATCCTGATACCGGAGTTTATATTTGTGACTGTCCCTCTGCCGGACATGACATGGTCATGCTGGACTATTCCAAATGCGGAAAAGACGGCGAACCTGAAGTAGTACACATCGATCAGGAAAATGATTACAAGAAAATTTTCATCGCTAAAGATTTTGAAACGTTTATCAAAGGATTAAAAGACGAAGAAGAATTTGATTTCGAATAAATAACTATAATTTTAAAATTCGATTCAAATCATAAAATGTATTATTGAGGAAGCTTTATACAGCTTCCTTTTTTTGTGAGGGTGGTGTTTTGTCTTTTAAGAATCTCAAATACCAGTAAACCAAAAGCGGTAAAGCAAATATTTGAAATAAAAATACAAAAAGTGATAAGATGCCCTCCAGCTTATTTTCATTTATTTTAATAAAAATTTGTTGTCCCAGCGGACCGTTTGAGAAGACAACAATATTGAAAAGATTCCATCCGAGGTGAAGCGCGAAAGGCAGATAAAGCGATTTTGTTTTTGCAAATGCAAAAGCAAGCATCAGCCCAAATATTCCGGTCATCAGGAAAATAATGAGCATTTGAAAAGGATTGCCAAATGCATTATAGGAAAACAGATGGTAAATACCGAAACAAACGGCGGAAAGATAACATGCCTTCTTAATTCCTAATCTTCCGATGGCTAAGTAAAGTAATGCGCCTCTAAAAATAAGTTCTTCAAATATTACAGATTTTAAGGTCCACCATGAACTTGTCAATAAGATCTGTGTAGTCATGTGTTTATTGATTATCCAGCCGTTATCTGCCAAAATTTTAGACATTACATGATAAAGTGTGCATACAGAAGCTGCTAATAAAAAACCGATAATCCAATTAGTGATTCTGTTTCTGCTGGGTCTGAATCCTAAAACAGACAGTTTTTTTTTATCAATATACCAAAGCAAAAGCCATGAAATAATAAGTTCAATTATAATTCCGATCATTAGTTAGTAGTTTTTTTATAAAATATTTGTTGTGATGTTTTAAAACTAAATTACTAAAAATAATTGAAAATCAGTATATAAGGAAATCAAGAAAGATGGATTCAAAATTTTTAAAAACCAGATAAGAATTTGATTTCGAATAAATAAATAGTATTTTTAATTTCTTAATTCAACCTAATCATAAAATAAAAAAGGATGAACGAAAACTGGATGCAAAAATGGGAAGGAGTGAAAGATGTTTTGGTCTGCCCTACAGATTTAGAAACTTATTTCACATCTGAAGAAATCTTATCTCAAAAAATGGAGGTAATGGACATAGGAAATGTATCGCTGCCTTCTGGGAAAATCATTGTAAGAGATCCCCTTGTTTATTTAAATGCAGGAGAAAAACCTTATTTTATTGAAGCCCCGAAAGGAAATTTTCCAGTGAAAATTGCTGTTGTAAAATCTGAAGAATGGGGAGACAGATATGCTGTCGTTAAAGTTCAGTTTACTGATGAAAAACCTGTCATTTACAGAGAAGCGTTAATTGGAATTGAAGAGATCGTGGACATGGAAGAAGGCGAATACTTTGGTTTCCCTGTAGATGCCGGTCTTGCCTGCATTACCGATGCAGAAGTTATTCCTTATTTTGACCAGTTTCTGACCAATGAGAATGCAGATAATATCTACGATGATTATTTTGCCGGTATTTTTGCACAAAGCTTTAAAGACAATCCTAAAAATCAAAGAGATCTGGGAGACTGGATCAATTGGACAATCCCTAATACTTCTTATCAGATCCCGATGTTTGCAAGCGGGTTTGGAGACGGGGCTTATCCCGTGTATTTTGCTTATGATGCAGATGATAACATCTGCGGGTTATATATTCAGTTTATCGATATAGAACTAGCTCTTTCAGAGGAAGATGAAGACGAAGAGGATGAAGACTTATAACTGTAATGAAAAATAAAACTTTTGCAGATCAAGTCATTGAGTTCAATAAAAATCTGCATTATGCAGGAAAACTGCCGGAAGATTTTCAAGTATTAAACCCTTATTTTGACAACCCTGAAACAATGGATGTCATGAAGCAGTTTTATCATCAATATTACAGCGATTCAAGACAACGGAAATTTATCATAGGAATTAATCCAAGCCGAAAGGGAGCAGGAGTTACAGGAGTTCCTTTTACAGACACAAAACGTCTGGAAAGCGTTTGCGGGATAAAAATGAAATCTGCCCGTACCCACGAGATTTCTTCTGTTTTCATGTATGATATGATTGAAGGATATGGCGGAGCAGAAGAGTTTTATAAAGACTGCTATATCAATTCTCCTTTTCCGCTGGCTATTGTAAGGAAATCTAAAAATGG
Coding sequences:
- a CDS encoding SMI1/KNR4 family protein yields the protein MELKFFKDFDLSNFWNHDNYALKEYLEEYPNDEMILSVEEELGYKLPASYIELMKVHNGGMPKNTCFPTSESTSWAEDHIAVTGIMGIGRNKNYSVCGSLGSQFMIDEWGYPDTGVYICDCPSAGHDMVMLDYSKCGKDGEPEVVHIDQENDYKKIFIAKDFETFIKGLKDEEEFDFE
- a CDS encoding CPBP family intramembrane glutamic endopeptidase, which encodes MIGIIIELIISWLLLWYIDKKKLSVLGFRPSRNRITNWIIGFLLAASVCTLYHVMSKILADNGWIINKHMTTQILLTSSWWTLKSVIFEELIFRGALLYLAIGRLGIKKACYLSAVCFGIYHLFSYNAFGNPFQMLIIFLMTGIFGLMLAFAFAKTKSLYLPFALHLGWNLFNIVVFSNGPLGQQIFIKINENKLEGILSLFVFLFQIFALPLLVYWYLRFLKDKTPPSQKKEAV
- a CDS encoding DUF4241 domain-containing protein, which translates into the protein MNENWMQKWEGVKDVLVCPTDLETYFTSEEILSQKMEVMDIGNVSLPSGKIIVRDPLVYLNAGEKPYFIEAPKGNFPVKIAVVKSEEWGDRYAVVKVQFTDEKPVIYREALIGIEEIVDMEEGEYFGFPVDAGLACITDAEVIPYFDQFLTNENADNIYDDYFAGIFAQSFKDNPKNQRDLGDWINWTIPNTSYQIPMFASGFGDGAYPVYFAYDADDNICGLYIQFIDIELALSEEDEDEEDEDL
- a CDS encoding SMUG2 DNA glycosylase family protein; this encodes MKNKTFADQVIEFNKNLHYAGKLPEDFQVLNPYFDNPETMDVMKQFYHQYYSDSRQRKFIIGINPSRKGAGVTGVPFTDTKRLESVCGIKMKSARTHEISSVFMYDMIEGYGGAEEFYKDCYINSPFPLAIVRKSKNGWLNANYYDDKNLFEDVKDFMIDSLKKHISLDLNTSEVFILGKKNADFIAKLNKEEKLFDTMTVLEHPRYIQQYKLKEKELYIDKYVLALKNKNP